In Cryptomeria japonica chromosome 10, Sugi_1.0, whole genome shotgun sequence, a genomic segment contains:
- the LOC131038495 gene encoding OBERON-like protein has product MGTSSGASFQQQQQQQMPPPRQQSRNPGLQTSLSLASSDVCGSADLRGPTIHPDHVRESPSESASSRETWPAEQTRAEGVAEHSRYEMEIEREKETEEESERPEQTVVHRVANSDRILLRDVAGERLDVIAERMREQPEEFLEDLKIELRAILEGTGGAQHREEFALLQKLVQNRADLTPETMTRAHKIQLEILVAIKTGIQAFLHPDISVTQMVLIDIFAHKRCRNIACQSQLPADDCNCEICSTKNGFCNLCMCVICSKFDFDVNTCRWVGCDTCSHWTHTDCAIRERKISMGISPKGGTGSSEMLFKCTACKRTSELLGWVKDIFQHCAHDWDREALMKEFDCVRRIFHGSEDAKGRKLFWKSEELLESLKNGVDAATVCKLLQLFFQELETEDVKNSQVEEGRMIAPQEACGRIVEVVQEAVRKMESVADEKARVFKKARNALEMCTRELEEKSRELAELQYERQRKKQQIDELEAIVRLKQAEADMFQLKADEARREAERLQRIALAKSEKAEEEYASRYLKLRLNEAEAERRYLFEKIQLQEHSRLQPDSSQLLMLSKIQDLLKTVYNVPKIDPQAQMDQSGSIP; this is encoded by the exons ATGGGGACCTCCTCTGGAGCCTCATTTCAACAGCAACAGCAGCAGCAAATGCCTCCACCCAGGCAACAATCTAGGAATCCTGGGCTACAGACCTCCCTTTCTCTTGCATCTTCTGATGTTTGTGGATCGGCAGATTTAAGAGGTCCCACTATTCATCCAGATCATGTCCGTGAATCCCCTTCAGAGAGCGCAAGCTCACGGGAAACGTGGCCTGCAGAGCAGACAAGGGCAGAGGGGGTTGCAGAGCATTCTCGATATGAAATGGAAATCGAGAGAGAGAAAGAAACGGAGGAAGAAAGTGAACGGCCAGAGCAAACAGTGGTTCACAGAGTAGCCAACTCAGATCGGATACTCCTTCGAGATGTAGCTGGAGAAAGGTTAGATGTGATTGCAGAGCGTATGCGTGAGCAGCCAGAAGAGTTTCTAGAAGATCTCAAAATTGAGCTTCGAGCAATTCTTGAAGGTACAGGTGGTGCACAACACAGGGAAGAGTTTGCGCTGTTGCAAAAGCTTGTCCAAAACAGGGCTGATCTGACACCTGAGACAATGACTAGGGCACACAAGATTCAGTTGGAAATATTGGTTGCTATAAAGACAGGGATTCAGGCTTTTCTACATCCAGATATTAGTGTTACTCAGATGGTTCTCATCGATATCTTTGCCCATAAACGATGCAGAAACATAGCATGTCAGAGTCAACTTCCAGCCGATGATTGTAATTGTGAAATCTGTAGCACTAAGAATGGTTTCTGCAACCTTTGCATGTGTGTCATTTGTAGTAAATTTGACTTTGATGTGAATACTTGTCGATGGGTGGGATGTGATACTTGTTCCCACTGGACTCACACAGATTGTGCTATTCGTGAAAGGAAAATAAGTATGGGTATCAGTCCTAAAGGTGGAACTGGATCTTCTGAAATGCTTTTCAAGTGCACAGCCTGCAAGAGAACATCAGAATTGTTAGGGTGGGTGAAGGACATATTTCAGCACTGTGCACATGACTGGGACAGGGAAGCCCTCATGAAAGAATTTGATTGTGTTCGGAGGATATTTCATGGGAGTGAAGATGCAAAAGGCAGGAAACTCTTTTGGAAATCTGAAGAACTTTTGGAAAGTCTAAAGAACGGAGTTGATGCAGCTACTGTTTGCAAATTGTTGCAGCTTTTTTTCCAAG AATTAGAGACAGAGGATGTTAAAAATTCTCAGGTTGAAGAGGGAAGAATGATTGCACCACAAGAAGCTTGTGGCCGAATTGTAGAGGTGGTGCAGGAAGCTGTAAGGAAAATGGAATCTGTTGCAGATGAAAAAGCTCGTGTGTTTAAGAAAGCACGAAATGCCTTGGAGATGTGTACTAGGGAACTTGAGGAGAAAAGCAGAGAACTTGCAGAATTGCAATATGAGAGGCAAAGGAAGAAACAACAGATAGATGAACTGGAGGCTATTGTCAGACTGAAACAAGCTGAAGCAGATATGTTCCAGTTGAAGGCCGATGAAGCAAGACGAGAAGCTGAAAGGCTGCAACGCATTGCACTAGCAAAGTCTGAGAAAGCAGAAGAGGAATATGCCAGTAGATACCTTAAATTACGGCTAAATGAGGCTGAAGCAGAGAGGCGATATCTGTTTGAAAAAATTCAGCTGCAGGAACATTCTCGTTTACAGCCCGATTCTTCCCAGTTGCTTATGCTGAGCAAGATACAAGATCTGCTCAAAACTGTCTATAATGTTCCTAAGATTGACCCTCAGGCACAAATGGATCAGTCTGGATCCATTCCGTAG